One genomic region from Ptychodera flava strain L36383 chromosome 5, AS_Pfla_20210202, whole genome shotgun sequence encodes:
- the LOC139132511 gene encoding histamine N-methyltransferase-like, whose translation MSKRVKILYHHPEEFFNRYSILMKYVSYYSEEDQQRSLNETFGNFKQKGDSLRVLAVGTGDGSADVPVIDILQSKQCNITYSVVEPMVAEVEKFKSLAASKQEQGQWTRVRFEFYQTTIENYLEESQTRVAEDNFDIIHTIHCAYTMSDPGGIFAGLFGRLERGGMLRNTIAAGPLEKLLAKAKEIHPVSRQCVGSASLRRMIQDRLPDVEINTIYKKIALLADECFKEESREGNMMLDFLTYTLDFRKSVSERVLSDFMEFMREECCYKRDGKLFLHKDEEDIVIFKK comes from the exons atgTCGAAAAGGGTGAAAATATTGTACCATCATCCGGAAGAATTTTTCAATAGATACAGTATCCTTATGAAGTATGTGAGCTATTACTCAGAGGAAGACCAGCAGAGAAGCTTAAACGAAACGTTTGGAAATTTCAAGCAGAAGGGAGATTCACTCAGGGTACTGGCTGTCGGGACAGGCGATG GCAGCGCTGATGTACCGGTAATCGACATTTTGCAAAGTAAGCAATGCAATATCACCTACAGTGTAGTAGAACCTATGGTGGCCGAAGTGGAGAAATTCAAATCGTTGGCTGCATCGAAGCAGGAGCAAGGACAATGGACAAGAGTCAGGTTTGAGTTTTACCAAACTACCATCGAAAATTATCTCGAAGAATCACAGACGAGGGTAGCTGAGGACAACTTCGACATCATACACACTATACACTGTGCGTACACCATGTCAGACCCGGGAGGTATATTCGCCGGTCTTTTTGGTCGTCTTGAAAGAGGAGGGATGCTGCGTAACACCATAGCTGCTG GTCCTCTGGAAAAGCTGCTTGCCAAGGCAAAGGAGATACACCCTGTATCACGCCAGTGTGTAGGATCAGCCTCGCTTCGAAGAATGATACAGGACAGACTTCCCGACGTCGAAATTAACACCATCTATAAAAAGATCGCTTTATTAGCCGATGAATGTTTCAAAGAAGAATCTCGAGAAGGAAATATGATGCTGGATTTTCTGACGTACACTCTGGATTTTCGGAAAAGCGTTTCTGAGAGAGTACTCAGTGACTTCATGGAATTCATGAGGGAAGAATGTTGTTACAAGAGAGACgggaaattatttcttcacaaagATGAGGAAGATATTGTTATCTTTAAAAAATAG